In the Scatophagus argus isolate fScaArg1 chromosome 11, fScaArg1.pri, whole genome shotgun sequence genome, ATGTAGAATACATGTTATGAAACCATTTACAAAtttgtgaaaatgcaaaatgtgcaTATAgtttaaagtaaatgtaaataataaatagcaATTTAATGTTTATTGCCAAAGACCTATTTTCAGGAACATCTGCAAACATTAATGTCAAAAAATGAATCATAtacttaaacattttgtttttttgagtcACAACATTTGTATAAAGCATAGTAACTGTGATTAACTTAAGGAAATTGCTCACTGTGATATGTACTTTAATTATGCCAGTGGCTGTCAACCTTTTTATGGCGTATCCTCCTTCAGAATACTTGAACGCCATTCACCCCACAATATTTAGCAGTCATTAACAATCTTGGGGTAGCAGCTAACAATAAAGGATCCAAGTTGAATTTTAGTGTGGCAAAGATCAACATAATAACAAATCAACTaatttgtttgttcttcttaCAATTCACTCAACCTAATTTCACTCCATATTTTCCCCAAGTTGTCCAAACCCTCTGTGCATTTTCTCTAACAAACTATTAAACAGTTCAGCAGCTTggaaaatttatttatttattttcagtagaaagaaagtgaatgtgTATTTTCCCAAATCTAAAACaactttgttaaataaataagctTGTTGGTTTgtaaggtgttttttttttttgtttattgtctggTTGTTgagaatttttgttttattgacatGTGGAAaggggcagcacggtggtgcagtggttagcattgtcgcctcatagcaagagggttccaggttcaaatcccggtctgggcccttctatgtggagtttgcatgttctcatgttctccctgtgcctgcgtgggttttctccgggttctccggcttcctcccacaataccaaaaacatgcacattaggttaattggctactctaaattgcccctaggtgtgagagtgagagtgtgtggttgtttgtctttgtgtgttggccctgcgattgactggcgaccagtccagggtgaaccccgcctctcgcccgtagtcagctgggataggctccagctcccccgtgaccctgatggataagcggtatagaaaatggatggacttGTGGAAAGAATATTTTGTAGTTTGATACATTTgagaaaaaatataatacatatacaGCTATACTCACTGTGGGCTAGGAAGACAAAAACTAGGCGCAGTAGTCCAATGAACCAACCAACCCTCTATTTGacacacttcaaacacaaaaaGTCCAGACACCAAAAGCAAGTATATTATAAGTAGCCTTAAACTGCAAAGGCCTATTGTAGGCAGGATTTAAGAATatactgaaaatgcaaaaactcAACATCACAGTAGCTAATGTTGGAAACACAAACGCAGAAAAATACAGTGGTGTGCTTTGGttttaatgtgaatttaaaaaatcaatcaCTTAaacaattttgacattttttgtcacCTAATCAAACACTAACCCAACATCTCTTGAAATCAGAGTAACTTCACCTGAAGATGGTGCTAGAATCTGTGCTGAAGGTTTGCATAATTGTGCTTGGTGAATTTGTCAGCAAGttagattttaatattttgagtAGACTCATTGTATTTTCAGCAAAACGTTCGGCAAAGGCCTGATCAAGAAAAGTATTCATACTCGGGACAATATACATGAACTCTTGGTGAGATGCAATTTTGAGCTAATGATGGCATGGCACTAAATTAACATTCAAGGAGTCATTGAATTTACTGAACTCATGCTTTGGAAATCATGAATATTTCCACTGAATCTCTTTGTAATCCGGTCAGTTGTCCAAGTTTGTTGTCAAGGAATACAGCAGGGTCACCCCCAAAACAGTAAGGTGCATtccatttaaatgacaaaatgctaCTGTTATAATTTGTGGGGTCTGAATCTCATATTAGTCACagcacaaatgacaaaatgttttttagtcTTGACCACCCCTTTATTTTGTACTTGGTTTATTTCATCCTTCAGAGTAAATCTTCTGGTGAAGTTTAAAATAATATCTGTTGCCAAAATTCCCAATTGACTGAAAATGTATTGCTGTGCATCACTAATGAACCTTGTCCATgttttcaaaacatattttgaaaatatgttATAGTGTAACTGTACCTCTACtataattaaaacagaaatgtttccaTTAAAAGACTTATCCTTCATtgtcatcatttgttttctttcatttatattACTAATTGATTTTGAGAGTAAAATACTGATGCTGATACAAACAATGTAACAAATCAAAAGTAGGAGTGACTTCAAACCTTGAAAAGCGTTAAACTAAAGTTGCTAACCTTATTCACATATTTGTGTTACAGTGTTTGGAGAAGATGCGGTCAACAGTAAACATGCAACCTCTTatcttttctgtcattcatatctaatatgttttttaaatttaaacaaatttaGTATAGGTATAGgtatatacttatatatattatgtattatatataaGTATAAATTTTATGTGCTCTACAAAAACTACTGGAAATGGCTTTCCATTGTACTATGGTaatgttaaaaacagaaagaaaaagcagagagaaacattttgtcaaaaccatttttttaaattattgttttattattattttggctTAATTAGACATATTCTATACAACTCTTTTTACATGTCCATGATGCGCCTCATGCTCATGAACCTCATGCCGCTCATGCCCATCTCCCTGAAGCTCCTGTACTCTCCAGGCCTCAGGTACATCATCCTGCCTCTGTAGTGGGGCTGCTCATACATCAGCCAGTGGCCGTCCATCACATTGCAGGACATGCAGTCGGACATACGGTAACGGTCCATGATGTTGTCACAGTCGTCCATCAGCTCGTACATCTGACCACCAAAGTTCTCCCTCTCATAGATCCTCATCCTGAACTGGCCTCTGTGCTAtttttcagagaaaacaaaagcaaattacTTTCTTCATATTAAGATTTATGGTCACCATTAATGGGACTATGGTATGACAGATGCTGTTTTATACCTACCATGGGGATCATACGGCAAGACCTGATGCAGTCTCTCATTCCCATCATGCTCATGTAGTCAGCGTACTCGCCCCTCCTCATGAAGTACTGGTTTCCCATGTAGTTGGGACGGTCGTAGACCATGAAGCAGCCGCTCTCCACCCTGCAGGAGTGGCACCTGCTCAGGTAGGAGGTCATGTCAGAGCAGTCGCTCATGCACTCATAGGAGCGACCCTGGAAGTTCCTGTCCTCGTAGAAGATGATCTGAAGAAAGGACAAAAGcatttaagttaaaaataatattgATATAGTATGCATTAATCAAATACAGTTTGTGAAGTGAGCTTGCTTACCTTGCCCATGGTCATTGTAGTTGTGTTAGTTCTTCAGAGAACTGTGTTGCTGCTACACTGATGGTGGTCCTGTTTTAACTGTTACTTTTATACCTGACCTAACCCAAAGAATCTGTGGCTCCCATTGTCTAAACCCCTGACCCAGCAACATGGTATAGAGGCCTATAGAGTGCTGAGGGGTATTTGTCACATTTCCATGTGACTGCATCCCCTGGAAGACTTTAGAATGGATTTTTCCATAGGCAAGTCAAAACAATGACCATTTTTTGAAGTAACAATACAGAGTAACACACAATAGTCTCtttaacacatttcaaaatagaCTGTATGGCCCTCTGGACAATTTATAGACATGAGCATCCCATTGTGTGACCACAACAGTATGACATGCCAATATATAATGAACATCTGAAGGGGACTGTAAGGGGGGCTTGTtggtccattttttttttaatcttccaGGTAGCCTGCTCACCCAAAGGTCCTATAGGTCCTATCTAGCTTCACCACAGCCCTTATAGGGACAGCATTTCCGCTCAATATTGGTGCCATTGTACCAAAATTACTCCCACTACTTTtagacaaaaaagacacaaaaagccaaaaaattGGTAGATGTTTTTGGTAGGCTGTAGCTCCATAAGCACCCATTCATTTTGGACTCCCTTACGAATGCCCCCTACATAATCAGAAGTTCAGAGAGTGGAAGTTCTTCTTTGTTTAGAATTTCTTTGGCTTCATTCATGAGTAAGGAATGGTGGAAACTAGCTCACAGTCTATCTCATCTTTGTATAGAGCTGTCTGgacaaaattcaaaaatcaaaaattcaaaCTTCAAGCCAAAATCAAGGTGCTggaagctcttttttttttctttaaacaaaaaaaaaaaaaactatacagGCAGGAAAAGGCTGAAAGGTAGAAGAAAGGTCTTTAGGTCTTAAGAAGATCTTTAgaagtctttattgtcactatacaaGTGCATTGAGATGTCCTTCAGAGCGGCAACATATGCGCAGAGTAGTTAAATAGAATAAAGATTCTAAAATGTGCAACAATATATGCAGCTAAAAATCTAAACATATATACAAACCTAcctaagattttttttttttttacagttttagaaATAAAGATAAGGTGCAGGAGTAtgcacagcagcaaagtggTATTGTATTGCACGATAAGTACTGTTGCACAAGTTCAAGTATTGCACTGCGGAGTAGTGTTTTGCACAACAGTATTTGCACAGCAGAGTACCGTAATTTCTGGGCTATTGAGCGCAActgaatataagccgcacccactaaatttataaagaaaaaaacttgtacTTATTTAGGCCGAttgtctataagccgcaggtgtccacgttgtcagttTCTCAttcgttgtcgctctcaatgtcactttcgtcttgaggcaaaatccataaattagccgcatTATTGTTTAAGCTGCAGCGTTCAAAGCATGTCAAAAAGTAGCGACTTATAGTCTGGAAATTGAGGAGCACCAAGCTGTTATGCAATACGTGATGACGGATTCGATGGAGCTGAGCCTTCTTCAGGGTCCTCAGGAAGTGGAGCCTCTGGGCACTCTTTTTTTGCCACTGCAGATGTGTTGGTGGCCTATGACCAGCCCAGGTCCTGGCTGTAGCTAATTCTAACTAAAGTGAGGttcataaaagtaaaataaaggaaaacGTGGCATCTGTTTTGGGAGCTTCGGGCCGCTGCGTCTATGTGCACCGCTATCTTGAAAAAGTGTCAGTTTGTCACTCATTTTTTTACAAGTGCACATGTACACAGCTATGTTAGCATTTGTTAACAGCCTAATATTTTGGCTTACTTTTGAAGCCTTTTGCAAGCTAGCTATTGCATAATAACATGGGTTTAAGTTCACCTAAATAGACTAAATTATCCTTATAGTtataacatttaaattacatttcatcaGTACTTGAACTGATAGTCAGTTCTGCTTTCAtcatgcagctgcagctccagcaaATCCATCATCAGTCCTTCTTTGTCCTGTCCAACTCTCAGGTGTTGATAGTAAAATTAACTAGCTAGTTTTTCCCAGAGCAATCAATGGAGATGATAGTGGAAAATGTTGATCTTTGGGGCTTTATAAAAGTCTTCTCCCAACATGCATGTTGAGTGCATACATGTGGCGTTTTTGCAGATCTCACATTGTTAAGGAGCATCTTTTGGACTATCAGGGAaggaaaaatggaaacactgatgACAGGAAAGAAGGCAAAATTTGTGAGTGTGAGATCAAGGTGCTTGTCAATAGGCTTAGCTGGCATCTCAGAAGGGAGCAACTTGAATGGAAATGTGGCAGTGTGAACAGTTTTGGTTCTGCAGTGTGAAATTGTcgtgagtaaataaataataaaaaaggtcAAATATCAGTTTAAGTCAAAAAATGCATTGCTGTTTATTAGCATTGTGTGACTTCCACTGCTGGCTGTCAAGGAGAACCCTAGCTTCACTGATCAACGAAAGAACAGTGGCTTCATTGTGATGCAATATTGTAGCTACTGAGGCGAGGGAAACTGTAAGACCAGCATTGAAATAACTCGAACCAAATACATTAAGCATTTCCTTCCATTTTATTTAGACACAGTCTCAAGTGTGGCAGGGCTGGTGGAGGTGAGTGGGACCCCACAGAACATCTCCAGTACCCACACCTTGGCCATGGTATTCAGTCAGCCGGGCTGCATCTAACCATGTCTCACTGATGCCGGGCTGTAATCACAGAGATGTTACATCACTAGAGTAGAAAAGtgcatgaaataaaatttacttgttaaaatatactgtattaaCAGATGTATTAAAAGTATACCTTTTGTCGGGCCTGTCCatagacatacagtatatcacttGTTCACTTTTGTTATAGTATACTTGTTTAAcctacattttaaatgtgacttttaataaaacaaatgtttgtatatatatataaatatccTTCTGACCAATGGAATCTGCTGAATTCTTCTAATTTGGAGGTCACAGCTCTGAATGCTCTGCTCCACCACTGTTGCCTCTACTCgccacatcttttctagctcctctttcagcctttgacatttttttgagCATGttgtgttccttcttcttgatgttaCTGTCACTTGGGATTGCTACATCTGTCtcaactttcttcttctgttgtttgttgaccaACACAGTATCCAGTTTGTTCACCATAACCAGTTTGTCAGCCTAgatctggaagtcccacatAATCTTAGTTTTttcattctcaaccacctttGGAGGTctcttccattctgaccttgggactACCAGCCCTTATTCAGCGCAGATGTCCCTGTGCAATATGCCAGCCACTTATAGCATTTCATGTACACTGTTCCTGTCTCAGTCTTTTATGTGCTATATACAGTACCTATAAAAGGTATTCACCCCCTTGGATGTTATTCCcgtttattgtttttataaatgaaatcatcgtcaatataatttggtttttttttggcaaaaatctacaaaaaaaactcattaatgtcaaagtgaaaagggatttctacaaagtaatgtcaattaattaaaaatatctaatgtaaaataagcaactgcaaaaaaatattcacCTCTTTCAAATCAGTATTTAGTAGATGCACCTTGGGCcacaatcacagcactgagtctgtgtggacAGGTCTGAATTAtgcttgcacatctggacactgcaattttactcCCATTCTTCTTTGAAAAACTGCtcaagctctgtcaggttgcacAGGGATTGGGTGTGAACAGCCCTTCCAGCCACAAACTCTGTAATGGATAAAACTTTGAGCTTTGACTTGGCCACTCCAGAACattgtctttaaaccatttctttGTAGCTTTCACCATATGCTTTGGGTCTTGTTTGAAAAAATGAATACTGTCCCAAGTCGCAGTTCTCCAGGGTTTCTCTATACTTTGATGCATTCATTTCACCCTCTACCTCTGTAAGCTTTCCAGGACACCATGCTTCATGGTGGGGCTGGTGTATTTGcggtgatgtgcagtgtttggtgtccCTCAAACATAGTGTCTAGTCTGATGGACAAAAAGCCATTTTGGTCTCACAAGACCTCTTCCAGTTGACCTTGGAATCTCACACATGCATTTGGGTGAACTTCAGTCAGGATTTAAAATCAGCTTTCTTCAACAGTTGATTTCTCTCATAAAGCTTGAAGAATGAAGAATCTGGACAGCAGTTGTTGTGTGCAgagtctctcccatctcagctgctgaagcttttaactccttCAGAGTAGTCATGGGTGTCTTGGTGGGCTCCCTCACTAGTCTCCTTCTTGCACGGTCACTGAGTTTGTGAGGATGGCCTACTCTGGGCAGATTTACATATGTGTCATATACGTTCCATTTCTCAGTGATGGTTCTAACGGAACTCCAGGGgatgttcagtttttttgtatCCATCTCCTGACTTATACTTTTCAATAACCTTTTCTAGGAGTTGTTTGgagtgttgttttgtcttaatGATGTAATTGTAtccaggaatactgattaaccagtgactcTCTCCTCCAGACACAGATGTCTTTATACTGCAATCACTTGACAAGGAACTGAGCTTACTGAGTGCtgtatgtttgtcattttttactGGTCACAGAAAGTTGAAAAGTGTCAGAACAATTAGAACACTATACTTGCTCACTGAACATCATCCTCAATAGCGGATAAATTAATACTTGTGGTCTCTGAATATTGGTAATTAGCATGTAACTGGTGTCAatatttcatccatccatccattttctataccgcttatccgtcagggtcgcgggggagctggagcctatcccagctgactacgggcgagaggcggggttcaccctggactggtcaccagtcaatcgcagggccaacacacacacaaagacaaacaaccacacactctcacactcacacctaggggcaatttagagtagccaattaacctaatgtgcatgtttttgggattgtgggaggaagccagagtacccggagaagAGTGTCAGTATTTTCACAATCAATATTTTACTGAATTAAccatagaaaatattttaaaaagcaacatgaCATTAACTTTATTGTAAGTACTTAATTAATGTAGTTCATTACTTTTTTCCCCTAAATTGTTTGTTATGGTACATAAGAATTCAGCCAAACATGCTCATGATTCAGAAGCTGAAATGACAGTATAATTAATTTGTTGCACTTTGCCTTTGtgattttggttttggaaagatgaaaaaagacaacatctttctctctttgcatCGTGTGCTAACTTTCAAAGTAGTGTACGGAATTATATATTAAAATTCAGTGATTACGTTATTGTTAATAAAGTTGCATTACTTCACATTTTGGACATGTCTTGGATGGGAGCTTGTAGGGCTGTACTGAATACGATTTTAAGACTTTGAAGCTTCAGTGAAAATTAATTGCAAGTATTTGACACTGACATTAATGCATTTATGGGAACatgtaaaatactgaaaactcctaaataaatataaacacatttaaaaaatcaCGTGGAAGTTTTGCACTGCTCTACATTATTTAAAAGGCAGTGTAGCCTACAGGGCCCAGTGCTGATAATCCATGTGGGTATGTGTCTCTAAATCAGAGAATCTCTGCCTCTGTGCACATCGCTACAAAAACCCCTTACTCATGCTCCCAGAGAGGAAACGTATGTCTCACACAGCCAGTGTGACAGGAGCTGTGCAGACAGAGGAAGCCCCAGAGTtcactctctgtttttcttaaagAAAACCATAAACAAAAAAGGATATACACGTGAAATTAAGTACTAGGACAGGAGAATTCCGaaatttaaatcatttattaaagttaaaatgtgcatttagcACATGTCCATGATACGCCTCATGCTCATGAACCTCATGCCGCTGTATCCCATGTCCCTGAAGCTCCTGTACTCTCCAGGCCTCAGGTACATCATCCTGCCTCTGTAGTGGGGCTGCTCATACATCAGCCAGTGGCCGTCCATCACGTTGCAGGACATGCAGTCGGACATACGGTAACGGTCCATGATGTTGTCACAGTCGTCCATCAGCTCGTACATCTGACCACCGAAGTTCTCCCTCTCATAGATCCTCATTCTGAACTGGCCTCTGTGCTATTTTGGAGAAACAAGAATAAATTGTTgtcaaaatgttgtgttttttctgagTTAAAAAGGTAGTATTACTTAAAAACAACTCCAACGTTTAGGTGTTTTATACCTACCATGGGGATCATACGGCAAGACCTGATGCCACCGCTCCATCCCATCATGCTCATGTAGTCAGCATACTCGCCCCTCCTCATGAAGTACTGGTTTCCCATGTAGTTGGGACGGTCGTAGACCATGAAACAGCCGCTCTCCACCCTGCAGGAGTGGCACCTGCTCAGGTAGGAGGACATGTCAGAGCAGTCGCTCATGCACTCATAGGAGCGACCCTGGAAGTTCCTGTCCTCGTAGAAGATGATCTGGAAAAGTATTAAAGGGTTTTAATGAGATAAAGCATAATTAAAATGTGCCTTCACATATTTGTATGTTGGTATTGATTTTATAATTTTGACTTTCCTACCTTGCCCATGCTGGTTGTGGTGGCTTCCCAGATCTCTCAGAGAACTGTGTTTGAACTGATACTCTGCCTGCCTGAGCAAGACACATTTATACCTGGTCAGCGACAAAGACTGTGCCCCCATCTATTGTTCAAAGTCCTGACCCAGCAGGGTTCTATAGAAGCCTATACAGTTTTGAGTTGCTTACCCGTATACCAACAGGGTCAAAACCTCTAAACAGAATTTTctattatgtttttcatttgtttatttatttggttcTATGTGAGTAATTTATGAGAAATCTAAAAGTTGCTGGAAGATACACAACGTACACCAATTGGGCTCTATTAATAGGTTAGTCAAAAGCCACAATCACTTCAATTATAGCTTGATCTCACTGTTACATTCCCCTAAAACAATAGTATCCACTGAGCTTTCATTTTACCAATGCTAAATATTCAGTGGACAAAGGGCTTTTCAGACAAAACCACAATAGTCTTGTGGGTAAGCATACCATTTCACTGTCATTTGAAATGAGTAATAGTCACCCCTGAAGGCTGGTAATACCACGCAAACTGGCTATAAAAAAGGAATTAATGTAGAATGTCATGATTATGACTTGGGGGTTAGGAAGTATCACTGTAggatttatttgcatttgatcTGAAATACCAAATATTCTCATTATCTTGAAAGGCCTTGGCATGACACAGAATCTACCGAATAGTATAAAATTTGCTAATAATTTTTCAGTATTCTACATGGAAATAGTGACATTTCTGATGCACCCATCACTATTAAACATGTAAGCCAGTTTAGTCATTACATTCACACAACATTCTCATTATTCTGCATGCATACGAAGTGCACACATTACTTACATGTataagtgaatttccccactgcgggatcaataaagttcatcttatcttatcatctTATATTTCTATGCATTAAGGGAACCTGTTTAAAGCTGAAAAGCTTAACCTGGACTTACATACTTCAGTGAATGGATAGATGTGCTCTTGGGTCAGTGAAATACAAACTGATCAGTGATAACTCACATTATTAATGTTGCCGACCAGTGACACTTTCTTTACCccaacacaaaatacagttaatttgcaaaaacaacaacaaaaaaaacaactgacacCCAAAACACTGGTTATTTTTAattcctttttcttcctgtagCTAAACATTTCTACAGTCAGTAAACGTTCTCATCTTTGTGCAGTTTCTGTCTCATTCCattatgactttttttcccacatttaaCTTATTGAATCAGTTTTTGCAAAGATGAGTATAACCATCAAGTTGTGCTGTTGATGTTAATGAACACTTTATCATTAAAGGCAGTAAGCTGCTGCCCAAAGCAACGATTAGCTGAAAGACATCAAGTTCAACTTTAGCCAGTATTAATAACTGTCATGAATGACTGAGTCTTTcaaggatgcccctttcatacccaattACGATACTGTCACAATGAACCTGTTTAGCTGTGGAATGTCCCAAACAAGTGTTTCATGAACAATACACAACTTCTGCAGGCTTTTGCAATCTCAGATCCcaacatgtttaaaatgtgttgcgTGtgtcagaataagcatatatttacaaaaatcaatgcagTTGATGatgtaaaacatcaaatgtaCTGTCTTTGTACTCTTTTTATGTCTAAAAGGATTACCAAATTAacacattcagttttatttatgattaCACAGTATAGCAACTTTATTGAAGTCGGTACAAAGTGAGTGTCAATGTTCTGCACACTTGTTATATCTCTGCAGCTACTGTCAAAGTTGACATGGTCACTACTGCGTCATCGCTGCAttatcactgctgctgcttttgaaCTTGATAAATCTCCTACGCAGAATCCGCCTCGAGACCTGCCAAATTCtatttcctctgaaatgttgGACATTGGAAAAAAGGTAACCTTAGCCCTAATCTAAGGGTAAGACAATTCACACTAAATTCCTGTTAGGTTAAATGTTGAAGCATCTTCTTAATGTTTACATTGTAGAATGTTTTGGGActaatgttgttttctttagcCTTGTTTCACACAG is a window encoding:
- the LOC124067081 gene encoding gamma-crystallin M3-like, with translation MGKIIFYEDRNFQGRSYECMSDCSDMSSYLSRCHSCRVESGCFMVYDRPNYMGNQYFMRRGEYADYMSMMGWSGGIRSCRMIPMHRGQFRMRIYERENFGGQMYELMDDCDNIMDRYRMSDCMSCNVMDGHWLMYEQPHYRGRMMYLRPGEYRSFRDMGYSGMRFMSMRRIMDMC
- the LOC124067360 gene encoding gamma-crystallin M3-like isoform X2 translates to MTMGKIIFYEDRNFQGRSYECMSDCSDMTSYLSRCHSCRVESGCFMVYDRPNYMGNQYFMRRGEYADYMSMMGMRDCIRSCRMIPMHRGQFRMRIYERENFGGQMYELMDDCDNIMDRYRMSDCMSCNVMDGHWLMYEQPHYRGRMMYLRPGEYRSFREMGMSGMRFMSMRRIMDM
- the LOC124067360 gene encoding gamma-crystallin M3-like isoform X1 — its product is MLLSFLQIIFYEDRNFQGRSYECMSDCSDMTSYLSRCHSCRVESGCFMVYDRPNYMGNQYFMRRGEYADYMSMMGMRDCIRSCRMIPMHRGQFRMRIYERENFGGQMYELMDDCDNIMDRYRMSDCMSCNVMDGHWLMYEQPHYRGRMMYLRPGEYRSFREMGMSGMRFMSMRRIMDM